In Kwoniella pini CBS 10737 chromosome 2, complete sequence, a single genomic region encodes these proteins:
- a CDS encoding 3-methyl-2-oxobutanoate hydroxymethyltransferase, whose product MLPRPARIIHQYHLAPRVVRQQQRKFTSTSHVRGPAAQAQVVRDHVPSPSIDESFKELIQEDDMAMGMGYKRSIKSSITKGKGRMPDLDVVHQASSNASSGNHGFGLMLHNDDIGSQLGRSEQEDDDYIHERREERRSPAAVLGSKRLGVVVLPQVMKDGIQRQIDQLDNPRTLRQSYLDLPATASSRQRDEKVDHRSSKPRKTIESELAKAAGILPGEYGVVRNIFEEMNRRLGKGWLESAMPAEEVKDIVEFSGGLGAGLWSAISGLEGSSTNAKKRIQLVHSSRHGLDLAKKIIEDASQQDTEIIFNRKHHYYGSTPSLVLSTFLLSTLPTQPSQNSHLLQLLSLDSPYIILVDRSSPAGWEAISRARSFLLDQSTSENPLHVVAPCPHDGICPLTLTDDKCSFSQRLQRPSFVRKTKHSSRGEEDTGYCYVVVARGTRPALVDQSPQGLATGRIGGVGKEEAEKIRLKNDGRSVLREIEGHEGVLEVVNLPEYENPESLLNLPIDQADRQQLELNLRKESFSWPRLVAPPMKRSGHVTMDACCSDGNIQRLTFSKSHSKQGYHDARKSTWGDIFPHTPKSTPVIRTRGVRRLTKPVKDDQVLSELIAAQAEEVSDVDQAALLDELKELERLGIKVPKAEIIEEVEGELPGSTVRGGSFGAEGQRRSFSTVSNRPKLHNVGLSYRIQTRSMSARPPPRAKVTLATLKKLAKANIPITVLTAYDYPTALLSESTGVDMTLIGDSLSQVCLGHTSTTEITLDEMIHHAKAVARGARTPFVFADLPFGSFEISLEDAVRNVIKLIKESGIDGVKIEGGLEIVPLVKRLSEIGIPVMPHLGLQPQRATSLSGYLVQGRSAQGAYDILNTARAMQNAGAFAVLIEAVPDKVAKRITEELDIITIGIGAGNGTNGQVLVITDVLGTYAEDPEVDLQESIMNDGMEPAAKLALDHMDKPIPTQPSSTKVISNNQIVSTTNTVIRSSIEVEPIRKPVNAPKFVRHFGNNGIQSRRAIREYLNAVRDGSFPNQNESYGMKKEQWEEFLRLLETEKQ is encoded by the exons ATGTTACCTAGACCAGCTCGAATCatccatcaatatcatcttgcACCTCGCGTCGTTCGACAACAGCAACGAAAATTTACCTCCACTTCACATGTCCGCGGTCCagctgctcaagctcaagtaGTCCGTGATCATgtaccttcaccttctatCGATGAAAGCTTCAAAGAGCTAatacaagaagatgatatggCCATGGGGATGGGGTACAAGCGAAGTATAAAGTCAAGTATAACGAAAGGGAAAGGTAGAATGCCCGATTTGGATGTTGTACATCAAGCTTCATCCAACGCATCAAGCGGCAACCATGGCTTTGGTCTGATGCTACACAACGATGACATAGGTAGCCAACTCGGAAGATctgaacaagaagatgatgactATATACATGAAAGACGAGAAGAGAGGAGGTCGCCTGCTGCGGTGCTTGGAAGCAAACGGCTTGGAGTGGTTGTGCTACCTCAGGTCATGAAAGATGGGATCCAGCGTCAAATTGATC AATTAGACAATCCACGTACACTCCGTCAATCATATCTTGACCTGCCTGCCACTGCATCAAGTCGCCAGCGAGATGAGAAGGTAGATCATCGATCAAGTAAACCAAGGAAGACCATTGAAAGTGAGCTTGCTAAGGCTGCCGGCATCCTGCCCGGCGAATACGGTGTAGTGAGGAATATATTTGAAGAGATGAACAGGAGGCTGGGTAAAGGCTGGCTTGAGAGCGCGATGCCTGCAGAAGAAGTCAAGGACATCGTGGAGTTCTCAGGTGGTCTTGGTGCCGGTCTGTG GTCTGCAATCAGCGGCCTGGAGGGATCGTCCACGAATGCCAAGAAGAGAATACAGCTGGTTCACTCGTCTCGACATGGCCTGGACCTTGCCAAAAAGATCATTGAAG ATGCTTCTCAACAGGATACTgaaattatcttcaacCGTAAACATCACTACTACGGGTCAACA CCCTCTCTTGTTCTCTCGACGTTTCTACTCTCAACTCTCCCGACACAGCCTTCGCAAAATTCACACCTCCTCCAACTTCTTTCGCTCGATTCTCCATATATCATACTGGTTGACCGCTCTTCACCAGCAGGATGGGAAGCAATATCTCGGGCTCGATCGTTCTTACTCGACCAGTCAACATCGGAAAATCCACTTCACGTAGTGGCTCCTTGTCCGCACGATGGCATCTGCCCTTTGACCCTTACCGACGACAAGTGTAGCTTCTCGCAACGATTGCAAAGACCATCATTCGTCAGAAAGACTAAGCACTCGAGTagaggtgaagaagatactgGTTACTGTTACGTTGTCGTAGCCAGAGGGACGCGACCAGCGTTAGTAGATCAGTCTCCGCAAGGCTTGGCCACGGGCAGGATAGGTGGAGTCGGAAAGGAAGAGGCAGAGAAAATTCGATTGAAGAACGATGGGAGAAGCGTTCTCAGAGAGATCGAGGGTCATGAAGGGGTCTTAGAAGTGGTTAATCTACCGGAATATGAGAATCCAGAATCCCTTCTGAACTTGCCCATTGATCAAGCGGATCGCCAACAGTTGGAACTGAATTTGAGGAAAGAATCATTTTCCTGGCCTAGACTTGTTGCTCCACCTATGAAGCGGAGCGGACACGTTACGATGGATGCTTGTTGTTCCGATG GCAATATTCAGAGACTGACCTTTTCCAAATCCCATTCAAAACAAGGATATCATGACGCTCGGAAATCCACCTGGGGCGACATATTCCCTCATACGCCTAAATCTACACCTGTGATCAGGACGAGAGGAGTGAGAAGACTCACTAAACCTGtcaaagatgatcaagttCTGAGCGAGCTGATCGCTGCTCAGGCAGAAGAAGTTTCAGATGTAGACCAGGCTGCATTGTTAGACGAATTGAAGGAACTGGAAAGATTAGGTATCAAAGTCCCGAAGGCTGAAATCATCGAGGAAGTCGAAGGTGAATTGCCGGGATCGACAGTACGAGGCGGCTCCTTCGGAGCAGAGGGGCAAAGGAGATCATTTAGCACCGTAAGCAATCGTCCGAAATTGCATA ATGTAGGCCTATCGTATAGAATCCAGACCCGCTCAATGTCGGCTAGACCCCCTCCTCGAGCTAAAGTTACCCTCGCGACACTCAAGAAGCTCGCCAAAGCCAACATACCTATCACAGTTCTTACGGCGTATGATTACCCCACGGCATTGTTATCCGAATCGACTGGAGTTGATATGACTTTAATCGGAGATTCATTATCTCAAGTCTGCCTAGGACACACCTCGACGACGGAAATCACGTTAGACGAAATGATTCACCATGCTAAAGCGGTTGCAAGGGGAGCCAGAACACCCTTCGTATTTGCTGATCTACCATTTGGGTCATTCGAAATCTCTCTTGAAGATGCAGTACGGAACGTTATTAAGCTTATAAAGGAAAGTGGAATTGACGGAGTGAAGAtagaaggtggattagaGATAGTACCTCTGGTCAAGAGATTAAgtgaaattggaattcCAGTTATGCCTCATTTAGGACTTCAACCTCAGAGAGCAACTTCGCTCTCTGGATACCTTGTTCAAGGTCGATCCGCCCAAGGAGCATACGATATATTGAATACTGCAAGAGCTATGCAAAATGCGGGAGCATTTGCAGTTCTAATAGAAGCTGTGCCTGATAAAGTAGCAAAGCGAATAACAGAAGAACTAGATATAATCACTATCGGTATTGGAGCTGGAAATGGAACGAATGGTCAAGTGTTAGTCATTACCGATGTGCTTGGTACTTATGCCGAAGATCCTGAAGTCGACTTACAAGAAAGTATAATGAATGATGGAATGGAACCTGCTGCTAAATTAGCTTTGGACCATATGGATAAACCTATTCCGACACAACCATCATCTACGAAAGTTATTTCCAATAATCAGATTGTCTCAACGACGAATACCGTAATTAGATCTTCCATAGAAGTTGAACCAATTAGAAAACCTGTCAATGCACCTAAATTCGTTAGACACTTCGGTAATAATGGAATCCAATCTCGGAGAGCAATTAGGGAATACCTTAATGCTGTTAGAGATGGTTCATTCCCAAATCAGAATGAGAGTTATggaatgaagaaagaacAATGGGAAGAGTTTCTGCGATTATTAGAAACTGAAAAGCAGTAG